The genomic stretch TCTCCAATCCTACACCACTTCTTACCCCTAATCCAGAGATGATTCCAGCCTCCTAGCTTCCCCTATCCCATGGCCACTCTGGCCACCCCTTTCAGGCTACTGATTTTGGAACCACTTGCTTCTCTAACAGGTACCTGGAGCCAAGAGTATTGTCCATATCTGTGTGTCTTTTCGTGTctgttctttgtcaaaaaaagcaaactgagagTCAATCTTTACAATTCCTTCACAATTTACAAAAGAGTTTGAGTTCTTAATAATTTCTTATGATATAGCTTGGATATAtgtgtacacaacacacacacacacacgcacacacacacacacacacacacacccatccaaaTGAAAATCATGTCCTTTTTCTTACCCACCCTTCATAAACTCTTCAAAAATACACTAGTCTTCACTTCATCCAGACTTAGCATACACTAATTCTAGTGATGCACTTCATCCCTCAGTCAGCATCAGTTATTAGAAATAATTAGAAAGTGCTGGGAAAGTCAGCACAAAATAAAATCCTAGATATAGTCTTTGGGAGATTTACCAATCAGCATGCACAGAAGACGGAAGACAAAAGATCAAGTCCACAAGAAGAGCCAAGATGGAAAGCAAGAGTATCAACCCTTTGCCTCTGCTATTAGAAGGACAATTGGTGGATGTCTCTTAGTTCCTGTATTAGGGTATAGTCAGTCTAGCCACTGAGTAATGATTGCCTCCAGTAAGAATGTCCCAACTAGTCTATCTTGACAAGCCTGTGAAAAGGTCAGACATAAGAAGAACAATTATCTCCCCCCTCAAATGAAGTGGGTGTCAAATTCAGCAAAATCTGACTAAGGCTCAAGGGGGCAGACACTTCTACAATGATGGATCTTCTGGGCTTCCTGCAGGAGGCTGACTGACAGCCAGGTCCAAAACAGACCCCATTTTAGACTATCCAGTTGCCTAAGCCCATTGTAACTCTCACTACTCAAACcaggatatatttttttttctcttagataCAGACCCTGAATGTTCTAGCCCTGTTTTTCTGGGTTCTAGGTTGATGGATGAACTTGATGCCATTTCTTCAACCTATAGCCACCTCTCTtttgtcctgttttcttttttcatactttcttttttatttgatcattgtgtctgtcacatcatgcatcccaatcccaccCATCTCTTGTCTCCTTGCATTCACCCTCTACCCCTTCAGCCTCTCCCCCaccaaaaatacttttaaatcaaagaggaaaaaatgaaggcaaaaaagggaaaacactgtcatggaagctgcagtgtgacacagtgagttttaggcagtaaacccttttatctaTACATCTTTATATGGAGTGTTCACtgcaaagaatcattggtttGGTTCGAGAcccctggtctctgctacactGTTGGCACTGaaccctcactgggactcttcctggacattcCATTGCTACCCTGTGTTGTGGTGATCCTGTAGCCCTGGGTCCACAGGATAGCCCCCACCCCAACTTGTGCTCCAgtagatcacagatggggtgaatGTTGTGGtgggccaacacataaccctggttctggatCTGGGTCCTCACCAGCAGGGTGAGTTCTCCAGCATTGTCCTGCAGCAATAAGCAAGGGTTGGGGTCAGCTTTCCCATTTTCTCATTCGCAGAGTCAATTGTCCTACACCTATATCTTCAGGGCCAACTCTATTGTGTTGCCCAGTCGaggtgtaggggccactctcctgagtgctacagCTGGTGAAGGGCAAGGatttcagggccagctctcccatctgAGGCTGGGGGCATCTCTCCCCTGCCCATGCTGCCACAAGACAGATGATTactggggacagctctcccacactCACAACTCTGGGGCTGATTCACCCACACTTCCGCCAACAGAACTGACtctgttgtgctgcccaggtgaggcgCAGGACTGgttctcctgagtgttgcagctggtggtgGGCAGGAGCAGCTCTCTTGCTCTTGTGACCTCAGGACCAGTTCTCCCAGTTTCCTCAGGCGTTGATGGGGGTGGGCATCTCTCACCTGCCCGTGTTGCCATATGGTAGATAAAGGATGGGACCAGGTCTCCCACGCTCACATTCTCGGGGCTAGCAAACCTGTACCCTCAACAGGGTCAGCTCCTCCCAAAGGTGCAGGGACTGCTTTCCCGAATGTTGCAGCTGCTAAAGGGGTCAGCTCCCTAGTCAGCTGGAGGTGGTAGGGGAAAAGGTAAGACCACTGGTCCCTCACCTCTTCCATCATACTGAAGACAAGGGAGGCTATTCTAGATATGCCCCTCTCACACCCTCAAGGCTGGCTTACCCACATCCCTGTCTGGGTGACCCACAGTAGGGTCACCTCTACTGTGCTGCCAAGGTGAGGAGCAGGGCCtgttctcccaagtgctgcagctgctGAGGGTTTGGGTCAGGTCCCCACCTGCTGGAGGTGTCAAGGAGTGAGGggggggcatctttccctcactcaTGCCAGCACATGGCAGACAAGAGGGGTGCAATCTGCTCTCCCGCTCTCATGCCCTTGGGGTCTGATCGCCCATGCCCCACCCCTgtgaacagggtcagctctactgtgctgcccaggtgaggtatagagccctctctcctgagtgcttcagtCGGTGAAGGGCAGGATcagttctccctagtgttgcagcTAGGGAGGGGCGGGACCAGCTCTGTACAGACCTATCCCCTCTGGCTTTTGCGGTATCTAGGACATTGGCCATCAACACAGACTGTTGCTGTATATGGGCCAGCAGCCCAGGTCCAGACATCACCATGTCACTGAGTGTCAATCAGCCGGATCCTCACTGCTTTCACTTCAGATATACTTCTGTCCACAAGAaatgatccccccccccccgaaacaTACTGTAAATTTGTTCACCATGACAGTGCCCCATTTGCCTTGTGCCACTGGCCCATGTTTTCTCCTCACAGACTGGGGTGGGCTTTCGTGTGGGTCTCTTTGTCTCACTCACTGAGTCATGGCGCTGGGCAGGAGCATGCTTCTTCCTCTGATCCCAGGGTGGTCTACCCCAGGCCTGCTTGTGGGCCTCTTTGCCCTGCTCAGTCTGTCATAGTGCCGTGCCTGTCCTATTTACTTGGAGATTGGTTCTATAAAATTGTCCTCTAGACTAATTCTTTTATTaggaagaaattatatttaaatgctGGGGACCAGACTACTTCTGTACCCTATTTAACCCCAAACACAGTTTTCTAACCAATGGAAGTTCACCAGGGCCTTCCATCTTCTCTGCTTTCAAGTATCTCCCACTTATTAACCAGTCTGCTTGGGATACATTAAAGTCAGGTAGAGTCTCACAtattgcttctgttttcatcAGATTGAGAGATCCATCTTATTTCCCATGTATGTTTCAAAGCTTTGAGAGCATTCTAACACATTACTACAAGTTCCTGAATACTAGTATCTTTAGCCCCATTCATTTTCCATATAAAATCCCCATTCTTCCTATCTCAGTGTATGTACATTTTCATGTGATTTCAGGCTCACATGtgtcacagtgcatgtgtgtgtaggtcactGGATAACCTCAGGTGTTGTGTCACACTTTTCCCCTTATTTGAGACAAGATCACTTGTGGTTCCTGTGGTTTACCCCAGGGCATCTGTCCTGCAAGCTCCTAGGagttctcttgtctctgcctccatttcACCTAAGAGTTCTAGAACTGCAGGTATGCACTAGACCAGTCAGCTTTAGggattcacagagactgaagcagtaatcacagagcctgcatgggtctgcactaggGCCTCTGCACGCATGCTGTGGTTGTCTAGCTTGGGGTGTTTGTGAGAtgcctaacagtgggagtgggacTGTCTCTGAATCCTTTGCCTGCTCATGGGATCCTTTTCATATTACTGGGCTGCCTTGTCCAGTCTTGAAATGAGGGTTTGTGtttagtcttattgcatcttgtcaTGCCATGTTATGCCATggtgggattaaatgtgtgcaccccCACTGCCTAGCTGacagccattcttttttttttttttaagaagataagtttgtatttatttacagaAAACTTAGCGGTGAGTGTACATTTAACCCAGTTTAGTAGCGAGTTCTTTAGCTTTTGCCTTTTCCAGCTTGACAATTCGAGCCACAGATTTAGGACCCAGGACATTGCCTCCTCAGCGGCGTCGGATCTCATCATATCTGTCGTCGTAATTGGTCCTAATAGCTTCCACCAGCTTAGCCAGAGCACCCTTGTCTTCCGAGTTAACCTGTGTAAAGGCAACGGTGGTACATGTTTTCCTGTGGACCAGTCGTCCCAGCCTGGCTTTTCCCTTGATGATGCAGTAGGGGACCCCCATCTTCCgacacagggcaggcaggaagaccacCAGCTCAATGGGGTCTACATCGTGGGCAATTACCACCAGCTGAGCCTTCTTGCTCTCCATCAAGGTAGTGACTGTATTGACTCCTGCTTGAAGAACAGGTGGCCTCTTAGTTGGGACATCCCCTTTGCCAgcagccttcttctcagcacGGGCCAACAGTCTTTGCTTCTTTTCCTGCTTTGTCTCTGGCCTGTACTTGTGGGCAAGCTTGAGCAGCTGGGTAGCTGTTTGCCGGTCCAGGGCCTGGGTGAATTGGTTAATGGCAGGAGGAACTTTAAGCCGCTTATAGAGGATGGCCCTTTGCCGCTGCAGTCGAATGTATCGGGGCCATTTGACGAAGCGTGTGAGATCTCGTTTGGGCTGGATGTCCTGCCCAATGCCGAAGTTCTTAGGCCTTTTCTCAAACAAAGGGTTCACCACCTTCTtggcctcctgtttcttcatgacAGCAGGGGCCGGGGCCACCTTCTATCCCTTGGCTTTCTTTCCCTTGGTCATCTtgctcgagagagagagagagagagagagagagagagagagagagagagagagagagagagagagcaacagccATTCTTGATATCTCTAAGTACTCTGCGGTTAAGTGACATTTCCTTGTTCTATGATATTGTAGCATTCATGATACTCCTATaagttctcattttatttattcatctgagATATCACCTTTGAGATTAATAATCATCAGATAAAGTTAATTACATCTTTTGTATCCTTATTTATTAATCCATACATATTAATGTT from Cricetulus griseus strain 17A/GY chromosome X, alternate assembly CriGri-PICRH-1.0, whole genome shotgun sequence encodes the following:
- the LOC100754910 gene encoding LOW QUALITY PROTEIN: 60S ribosomal protein L7a-like isoform X2 (The sequence of the model RefSeq protein was modified relative to this genomic sequence to represent the inferred CDS: substituted 1 base at 1 genomic stop codon); this encodes MTKGKKAKGXKVAPAPAVMKKQEAKKVVNPLFEKRPKNFGIGQDIQPKRDLTRFVKWPRYIRLQRQRAILYKRLKVPPAINQFTQALDRQTATQLLKLAHKYRPETKQEKKQRLLARAEKKAAGKGDVPTKRPPVLQAGVNTVTTLMESKKAQLVVIAHDVDPIELVVFLPALCRKMGVPYCIIKGKARLGRLVHRKTCTTVAFTQVNSEDKGALAKLVEAIRTNYDDRYDEIRRR